A window of the Brassica napus cultivar Da-Ae chromosome C5, Da-Ae, whole genome shotgun sequence genome harbors these coding sequences:
- the LOC106400232 gene encoding probable polygalacturonase At3g15720 isoform X2 — protein MFLENRKLRHYIYDLNVHIRIHLSIPFHIRILSATVGKYPLNMTKTWFLNFSVFILKIFAYSKALDVTQYGAVGDGVTDDSQAFLKAWEAVCSGTGDGQLIVPAGMSFMLQPLKFQGSCKSTPIAVQILGTLVASSRGKWKGDKNQWILFSDIEGLVVDGNGKINGQGSSWWEHKGSSRPTGLKFKNCNNLRLRGLTHVDSAMAHIHINGCNDVTISNLRINAPESSPNTDGIDIAASSNVVIQDCVIATGDDCIAINSGTANIRISGIDCGPGHGISIGSLGKDEGVASVEDICVQNCNFRGTMNGARIKTWPGGSGYARRITFNGITLDNVENPIIIDQHYKHGDSDKSTDDKSSAVEVSKVVYSNFVGTSKSEYGVNFRCSERAPCTEIFMKDVKINTASSGMGQVAQGQCLNVRGGVTTLAVPGLECLALSTDWGTLPEQACMLPQQSGQPDTRPSQDPLWVYGSGGKHLGVYSVVLTSLINLFWF, from the exons ATGTTCTTAGAAAATAGAAAACTTCgtcattatatatatgatttaaatgtaCATATACGTATTCACTTATCCATTCCATTTCATATACGTATATTGTCTGCTACTGTCGGGAAATATCCGCTTAACATG ACGAAGACTTGGTTCTTAAACTTTTCAGTGTTCATTCTCAAGATCTTCGCATATTCGAAAGCTTTGGATGTTACTCAATATGGAGCTGTTGGAGATGGAGTTACAGACGATTCTCAG GCGTTCTTGAAAGCCTGGGAAGCTGTTTGTAGCGGAACCGGAGATGGGCAGCTTATCGTTCCGGCAGGAATGTCATTTATGTTACAGCCCTTGAAGTTTCAAGGTTCTTGCAAATCGACCCCTATTGCTGTTCAG ATCTTGGGCACTCTCGTTGCATCAAGTAGAGGGAAATGGAAAGGAGACAAAAACCAATGGATTCTCTTCTCAGACATAGAAGGGCTTGTGGTTGATGGTAACGGCAAAATAAACGGCCAGGGTTCGAGCTGGTGGGAACACAAAGGCAGTTCTAGACCAACC GGATTGAAGTTCAAGAACTGCAACAATCTTAGACTTCGTGGCTTAACTCACGTAGATAGTGCGATGGCACACATTCACATAAACGGTTGCAATGATGTAACCATCTCAAATCTCCGGATAAATGCACCAGAATCAAGTCCTAACACCGATGGCATCGATATAGCCGCTTCATCCAATGTTGTCATCCAAGACTGCGTAATCGCCACTG GTGACGATTGCATTGCTATAAACTCGGGGACGGCTAACATAAGAATCTCCGGTATAGATTGCGGACCAGGCCATGGAATAAG CATAGGAAGCTTAGGAAAAGATGAAGGGGTAGCTTCAGTGGAGGATATATGTGTCCAAAACTGTAACTTTAGAGGAACTATGAATGGAGCTAGGATCAAAACCTGGCCG GGAGGATCTGGATACGCAAGAAGGATTACTTTCAATGGAATTACTCTAGATAATGTCGAGAATCCAATCATTATCGATCAGCATTACAAACATGGAGATTCTGATAAATCCACTGATGATAAG TCCTCGGCGGTGGAAGTGAGCAAAGTTGTGTATAGTAACTTCGTGGGAACGTCCAAATCAGAGTACGGTGTTAACTTTAGGTGCAGCGAGAGAGCACCATGCACAGAGATATTTATGAAAGATGTGAAAATAAATACGGCATCATCAGGAATGGGACAAGTAGCGCAAGGACAGTGTTTAAACGTGAGAGGCGGTGTGACAACACTTGCGGTACCAGGTTTAGAGTGTTTAGCACTTTCCACAGATTGGGGGACACTGCCGGAACAAGCTTGTATGTTGCCGCAGCAATCAGGGCAGCCAGATACACGACCGTCGCAAGATCCGTTATGGGTTTATGGAAGCGGAGGAAAACATTTAGGAGTATATAGTGTCGTATTAACTTCATTAATTAATCTCTTTtggttttaa
- the LOC106400232 gene encoding probable polygalacturonase At3g15720 isoform X1, producing the protein MQTKTWFLNFSVFILKIFAYSKALDVTQYGAVGDGVTDDSQAFLKAWEAVCSGTGDGQLIVPAGMSFMLQPLKFQGSCKSTPIAVQILGTLVASSRGKWKGDKNQWILFSDIEGLVVDGNGKINGQGSSWWEHKGSSRPTGLKFKNCNNLRLRGLTHVDSAMAHIHINGCNDVTISNLRINAPESSPNTDGIDIAASSNVVIQDCVIATGDDCIAINSGTANIRISGIDCGPGHGISIGSLGKDEGVASVEDICVQNCNFRGTMNGARIKTWPGGSGYARRITFNGITLDNVENPIIIDQHYKHGDSDKSTDDKSSAVEVSKVVYSNFVGTSKSEYGVNFRCSERAPCTEIFMKDVKINTASSGMGQVAQGQCLNVRGGVTTLAVPGLECLALSTDWGTLPEQACMLPQQSGQPDTRPSQDPLWVYGSGGKHLGVYSVVLTSLINLFWF; encoded by the exons ATGCAGACGAAGACTTGGTTCTTAAACTTTTCAGTGTTCATTCTCAAGATCTTCGCATATTCGAAAGCTTTGGATGTTACTCAATATGGAGCTGTTGGAGATGGAGTTACAGACGATTCTCAG GCGTTCTTGAAAGCCTGGGAAGCTGTTTGTAGCGGAACCGGAGATGGGCAGCTTATCGTTCCGGCAGGAATGTCATTTATGTTACAGCCCTTGAAGTTTCAAGGTTCTTGCAAATCGACCCCTATTGCTGTTCAG ATCTTGGGCACTCTCGTTGCATCAAGTAGAGGGAAATGGAAAGGAGACAAAAACCAATGGATTCTCTTCTCAGACATAGAAGGGCTTGTGGTTGATGGTAACGGCAAAATAAACGGCCAGGGTTCGAGCTGGTGGGAACACAAAGGCAGTTCTAGACCAACC GGATTGAAGTTCAAGAACTGCAACAATCTTAGACTTCGTGGCTTAACTCACGTAGATAGTGCGATGGCACACATTCACATAAACGGTTGCAATGATGTAACCATCTCAAATCTCCGGATAAATGCACCAGAATCAAGTCCTAACACCGATGGCATCGATATAGCCGCTTCATCCAATGTTGTCATCCAAGACTGCGTAATCGCCACTG GTGACGATTGCATTGCTATAAACTCGGGGACGGCTAACATAAGAATCTCCGGTATAGATTGCGGACCAGGCCATGGAATAAG CATAGGAAGCTTAGGAAAAGATGAAGGGGTAGCTTCAGTGGAGGATATATGTGTCCAAAACTGTAACTTTAGAGGAACTATGAATGGAGCTAGGATCAAAACCTGGCCG GGAGGATCTGGATACGCAAGAAGGATTACTTTCAATGGAATTACTCTAGATAATGTCGAGAATCCAATCATTATCGATCAGCATTACAAACATGGAGATTCTGATAAATCCACTGATGATAAG TCCTCGGCGGTGGAAGTGAGCAAAGTTGTGTATAGTAACTTCGTGGGAACGTCCAAATCAGAGTACGGTGTTAACTTTAGGTGCAGCGAGAGAGCACCATGCACAGAGATATTTATGAAAGATGTGAAAATAAATACGGCATCATCAGGAATGGGACAAGTAGCGCAAGGACAGTGTTTAAACGTGAGAGGCGGTGTGACAACACTTGCGGTACCAGGTTTAGAGTGTTTAGCACTTTCCACAGATTGGGGGACACTGCCGGAACAAGCTTGTATGTTGCCGCAGCAATCAGGGCAGCCAGATACACGACCGTCGCAAGATCCGTTATGGGTTTATGGAAGCGGAGGAAAACATTTAGGAGTATATAGTGTCGTATTAACTTCATTAATTAATCTCTTTtggttttaa
- the LOC106397646 gene encoding F-box/kelch-repeat protein At3g16740 isoform X1 — MNNLSKDLLEEILSRVPTTSLRKVRSTCKKWNTLSKVETFTKKHLAQSPPRTSKGTLISLNSSDKLDITQVYHCEGLLLCVTEDYARLVLWNPYTGESRWICVDHSKYAHALGFEEGNPCRAYKVLRFAHHVHEIYDVSSDSWRVLDVTPDWKMEVDSESNSNNYGVSLKGNVYWFAQDKEAGGNVPGFILCFDFTTERFAPRLPLPFESYFEDEVTLSNVGEEQLAVLFQNLDTYEMEVWVTTKVEPNGVSWSKFLAVDMSPLTWFQFFTGGSFLIDEERRVVVVFDGDKNVSETSRNIAYFIGENDYFKEVDLGEVTTCEVFPHAFSYVPSSVQIN, encoded by the exons ATGAACAATCTTTCAAAGGACTTGTTGGAGGAGATCCTCTCTAGGGTTCCGACGACATCTCTGAGAAAAGTCCGATCCACTTGCAAAAAGTGGAACACTTTATCCAAAGTTGAAACCTTTACAAAGAAGCACCTTGCTCAATCACCACCAAGAACAAGTAAAG GTACTCTCATTAGCCTGAACAGTTCAGATAAACTCGATATCACTCAGGTATATCACTGCGAGGGTTTACTGTTATGCGTCACTGAAGACTACGCAAGGCTCGTGCTTTGGAACCCTTATACAGGGGAATCTCGTTGGATATGCGTTGACCATAGTAAGTATGCTCATGCTCTCGGATTCGAAGAGGGCAACCCGTGCCGTGCATATAAGGTCTTGAGATTTGCTCATCATGTGCATGAGATATACGATGTAAGCTCTGATTCTTGGAGGGTTCTTGATGTCACTCCAGACTGGAAGATGGAAGTGGACAGTGAGTCTAATTCTAATAACTATGGCGTGTCTTTGAAGGGAAACGTGTACTGGTTTGCTCAAGACAAGGAAGCAGGAGGAAACGTTCCCGGTTTTATACTCTGTTTTGATTTCACAACAGAGAGGTTTGCTCCGCGTCTGCCTCTGCCTTTTGAGTCTTATTTTGAAGATGAGGTAACTCTATCTAATGTTGGAGAAGAGCAGCTTGCTGTGTTGTTTCAGAACTTGGATACTTATGAGATGGAGGTATGGGTTACGACCAAGGTTGAGCCTAATGGGGTGTCTTGGAGCAAGTTCTTGGCGGTGGATATGTCGCCACTCACTTGGTTTCAGTTCTTTACTGGTGGGAGTTTCCTTATTGATGAGGAGAGGAGAGTCGTAGTTGTTTTTGATGGAGATAAAAATGTATCGGAAACTAGTCGTAACATAGCTTACTTCATTGGAGAAAATGATTACTTTAAGGAAGTTGATCTCGGAGAAGTTACTACATGCGAAGTGTTCCCTCATGCCTTCTCTTATGTTCCAAGTTCAGTTCAGATCAACTAA
- the LOC106397646 gene encoding putative F-box protein At3g17620 isoform X2, whose product MNNLSKDLLEEILSRVPTTSLRKVRSTCKKWNTLSKVETFTKKHLAQSPPRTSKGEILAIVLINCSLRLMSVNLNDFDHPSIKLTGTLISLNSSDKLDITQVYHCEGLLLCVTEDYARLVLWNPYTGESRWICVDHSKYAHALGFEEGNPCRAYKVLRFAHHVHEIYDGNVYWFAQDKEAGGNVPGFILCFDFTTERFAPRLPLPFESYFEDEVTLSNVGEEQLAVLFQNLDTYEMEVWVTTKVEPNGVSWSKFLAVDMSPLTWFQFFTGGSFLIDEERRVVVVFDGDKNVSETSRNIAYFIGENDYFKEVDLGEVTTCEVFPHAFSYVPSSVQIN is encoded by the exons ATGAACAATCTTTCAAAGGACTTGTTGGAGGAGATCCTCTCTAGGGTTCCGACGACATCTCTGAGAAAAGTCCGATCCACTTGCAAAAAGTGGAACACTTTATCCAAAGTTGAAACCTTTACAAAGAAGCACCTTGCTCAATCACCACCAAGAACAAGTAAAGGTGAGATTTTGGCCATCGTATTGATTAACTGCAGTCTTCGTTTGATGAGCGTCAATCTCAATGACTTCGATCATCCATCTATAAAGCTTACAGGTACTCTCATTAGCCTGAACAGTTCAGATAAACTCGATATCACTCAGGTATATCACTGCGAGGGTTTACTGTTATGCGTCACTGAAGACTACGCAAGGCTCGTGCTTTGGAACCCTTATACAGGGGAATCTCGTTGGATATGCGTTGACCATAGTAAGTATGCTCATGCTCTCGGATTCGAAGAGGGCAACCCGTGCCGTGCATATAAGGTCTTGAGATTTGCTCATCATGTGCATGAGATATACGAT GGAAACGTGTACTGGTTTGCTCAAGACAAGGAAGCAGGAGGAAACGTTCCCGGTTTTATACTCTGTTTTGATTTCACAACAGAGAGGTTTGCTCCGCGTCTGCCTCTGCCTTTTGAGTCTTATTTTGAAGATGAGGTAACTCTATCTAATGTTGGAGAAGAGCAGCTTGCTGTGTTGTTTCAGAACTTGGATACTTATGAGATGGAGGTATGGGTTACGACCAAGGTTGAGCCTAATGGGGTGTCTTGGAGCAAGTTCTTGGCGGTGGATATGTCGCCACTCACTTGGTTTCAGTTCTTTACTGGTGGGAGTTTCCTTATTGATGAGGAGAGGAGAGTCGTAGTTGTTTTTGATGGAGATAAAAATGTATCGGAAACTAGTCGTAACATAGCTTACTTCATTGGAGAAAATGATTACTTTAAGGAAGTTGATCTCGGAGAAGTTACTACATGCGAAGTGTTCCCTCATGCCTTCTCTTATGTTCCAAGTTCAGTTCAGATCAACTAA